In the Anaerobaca lacustris genome, GCGGACAGGTGTCAGCATAGTGCTTTGCCCACACCCGTGCAACCGTTTTGCGAAGGCCGCGGCCGGGTTTGCCATCGTACGCCGGGCCATCGGGATAGAGACGCCGCTTCGCAATCGGCGCTTGACGTTGCCGGTTCCAGTCGCCATTCTATGGTGACTTTCGGCGGCTTGGAACGTGACCGGGCCGGAACAGAAAGGAAGGATTCATCTCAATACAGGGCGCAACCAATGGCAGAGACCTCACCTGACGACCTCAAGGGCGCAACACAGAAACCGCCGGTGATTCCGCCGAAGATCCTCTGGGCCTTCGTTCTGGTGACCAGTCTCTTCGCATTGTGGGGTTTCGCCAACGACATCACCAACCCGATGGTGGCGGCGTTCAAGAACATCTTGCTGATCAGCAATTTCGAGAGTTCGCTGGTGCAGTTCGCTTTCTACGGCGGGTATTGTGTCATGGCGATCCCGGCGGCCCTGTTCATCAAGCGATTCAGTTACAAGACCGGCATCCTCGTTGGCCTGGGTCTCTATGCGACGGGGTGCCTCCTGTTCATCCCGTCCGGCTGGATGATGGCGTTTTCCTCGTTTCTGATCGCCTACTTCATCATGACCTGCGGCCTGTCATTCCTTGAGACCAGTTCGAATCCCTATATCCTGTCCATGGGGCCGGAGGACACCGCGACGCAGCGACTCAACTTCGCCCAGTCTTTCAACCCCATCGGATCGCTCACCGGCATGTTGGTTGCGAAGAACTTCATTCTGGCTCGTCTCGACAAGGCCGATGAAGAGGCCCGGCGCGTGCTCCAGGAAACGGCGCCCGATCAGTTTGCCGCAATTCAGCAGCACGACCTCAACATCATCATCGGTCCCTACATGGCGCTGGGGCTGGTCGTGCTGGGTGTGCTGGTCGTGTTTGCCATCGCTCGTCTGCCGCGTAGCAAGGGGGAGGACGACACGTCTCTGAACGTCGGTCCGACGCTCAAACGTTTGCTTGACAACCGCAAGTACCTCGAAGGAGTGGTGGCCCAGACCTTCTATGTCGGCGTGCAGATCATGTGCTGGACGTTCATCATCCAGTACGCGGGCAACGAGTTGGGCATGGCCAAAGAGACGGCCCAGATGTACAACATGGTGGCCATGATCATCTTCGTCAGCAGCCGGTTCATCTGCACCCACCTGCTGAAGTACTTCAGCCCCGGCGGACTGCTCATGGCGCTGGCGATCGTCGGCGGCGGTCTCATCGTGGGGACGATCTTCATTCGCGGGATGTTCGGCCTGTACTGCCTGATCGGGGTCTCGGCCTGCATGTCGCTGATGTTCCCGACGATCTACGGGATCGCGCTCAAGGGGCTGGGCGATGACGCCAAGCTCGGCTCGGCCGGTCTGATCATGGCCATCGGCGGCGGGTCGATCATGCCGCCCATGCAGGGCTGGATCATGGATCAGAGCGCGGTCAACCTGGGTTTCATGACGCTGTCGAGCACGCGGGCGTCGTTTGTGCTGCCGTTGATCTGTTTCGTGGTGATCGCTATTTTCGGCTTCCGCACATCGAAGGTTCACGGCCACACGTATTGACGGTATTGGGGCGGACCGGGGTCAAGGGCTGGCCGAGGCCGGCAGACGCCGGTCCGACGCAGGGTTTCTGCGCCGGACCGGGGCGGTTGCCGGGTGTGGTTCGGTCGGCCGCAGCGGCTACAGATGGTAATCGCCTGCGGCTTCCGGCTGATACAGCAGCGCGTCCACGCGGATGCTTTTTTCGATCCGCTCACCCACGTGTCGGCCGAGCAGCGAGGCGCCCATCGGACTCAGCACCGAGACGTTTGCTTCCTCCAGATCACCATCCGAGACGCCATCGGCCGGAAAAACGAGCGACAGGACCATCGATTCGTTGCTCCGGTCGTCCAGCAAGCGGACCTTCGAGTTCAACGTGACCACGTCGTCCGGAATGTCGCGAGAGGGGACGACGTTGGCCTTGGCCAGCACCGTCTGGAGTTGGGCGGCCTCGGCCTGCCGGGAGGCGTCGTGGCCGTCCAGTTGATTCAAGAAGGCTTGCAGGCGGGACATGTCGAAGTCCGTGATCTGAAGTTCCCTTTCTGCGGCGGCCGGCGCCTTCGCCTTCGGCCTTTGGCGCGCCCGCGTCAGCCGAATGCCCCGCCGGCTGCAGAACGCCTGCACGCGCTCCGCGATCAGGTCGATCTGCCGCTGCGACAGCCCGGCCTCGAGGACGTCGTCCTGGGCCATGAAGAAGATTTCGTGCTTCTCCTGAGTGTGCTGTGTCGGCAGGCAACGGAGTCGGTCGCCCCACCAGCACAGGTGGCAGTAATGTCGGCCGTCTCTGGGGCGATCGGCGATGGCCGCCGTAATGATTTCACGCAGTTCTTCCGAATTCATAATCTGTATCCTTACACGCAGTGGGTGTCGTACATGCGGACCCTGCACGGACGGCGCACAGACGCCGAACGATCACAGGGTCGTTCTTGTCTCGGTTTCGGGCGAGTCGCCGCTTCCCCTGAGACTCACGAGTCACGCTGCGAAGGCGGGGACGTGCCGGAGAACAACAGGCGGGGGTGATGAAACAGGCCTTTGGACCATTCCGTCGGACTCGATGGCAGGCCGTTCCCAAGAGGCGAGGCCGACGGTCCATTGCCTTGTCTCGACAGGCTCAGAAGCGCGAAATACGCCGGTGCATGTGCGGTGCCCATTCGTCAGTCCTTTTCCATCATTTAGAAGAAGTACCAGTCCAGCGATCTGGCGTTTCTGAGCCAAGGCGCCGTCGTCCTCGGACATGGGGTCTGTCTTGCCCCAAACTCGATGCGTATGTCGGATATCGTTGGTTCCATCGATGATTCCCTTCCTGGGATATCTGCCCAAAAAAAAAGCCGGCGTTTCCGGCCGGCTTGTGGATGCAGAGGGATCGCCGACCGTCAGAGGACCCGCCCGTAAAACGACTGGGCGCAGTCCGGCCTCTCACACTTGTCTGCCGGCATACCGGCAGAACCGGATGGTATCGTCCGAATCGGCTGAGAGACGGCGTCTGACGGATCGTTCACCATTGCTACCCTGTTATTCCAAGGTTCCCTGTTCATACAAGTTGACTATAACGTCCGGGCGCGATTCCGTCAACCGCCAAAACCGCGATTCCAAAGCCGGACCGTCGCACGCGAAGGTCCTCTAAAACGTCATGCCGATGCTGAAGATGTACTTGACGTCGGTGTTGCGTCGGCCGGTGGCCGGGGTCGCATCGTAGTTGAAGATCGTCTTGAAATTGGCGAACATGCTCTGGGTCAGGCTGGCCCGCACCTCGGCCGTCGTGGTCAGATAGTAATCGGAGAAGTCGCTGAGGGCCGGGTAGTACGTCAGGTCGTGGACGAACTTGACGCTCTTGTTGAGCTGGTGGTCGAAGTTGTACCCCAACTGAGCCGACAGTTCGCTGTTGCTGTCAGGGTCGTTGTCGAACTTCTCGTAGAGCGACGCCAGACCGGCCGTGGTCGAGAAGTTCGTCCTCGGCGATTCGATCCACTGATAACCGCCACCGCCACCGACCACGACGCGTCGGTCCAGATCGGCGATCGCGTCCTTCTCATAGCTGCCGTTGATGAAGGCGAAGAACTTCCGGGTGAAGAAGTAGTCGTACTGGGCCTTGGCCCGCCACCAGTCTTCTGTCGTTCTCATTTCGCGGTCTATCTTCTGCTCTCCCGTGGCATAATCGGCACTGGCCGTCATGCGGTCCTTGTCGCTGCGCCGGGCCACGCTGACGCTGGCGTTGACGGTCTCGGTGGAGGTGTTGCCGCTGGTGGCGGTGAAGCCGGCGGAGATGCTCCCCGTCCACTTGGGCGCCGGCTTGGCCGGCGGGTTGATCGAGGCCAGGTCGGCCAGTTGGAAGGTCTGGGGCCGCAGGGCGGTGGCCGTGTCGATGGCGAACGCGCCGGCGTCGGCGGCCAGGACGGGCTGATTCAGGACTGTGCCGTCCTTGAGGTGGACCTCAACGGCGGCGGTGGTGCTGAAGGTCAGCACGTCCGCCAGGGCGACGGTGACCTCGCCTGCGGCGTCGGCCTTGAAGACGAGTTTGCCGTCGGTGAGCCGGACGAGCGTGCCGGTCAGACGGTCCCCGTTCCTCAAGTAGACTTCATCGGCCTGCGCCACAGCGGTCAGCAGGACAACACATGACACGGCTGCCACAAGAAAACGATGCATGTTCAAGCTCCTTTCACAAAGGTGCGCCTGGCGGATGTCGAGCACCACATCCGTCGGGCGGCGGGTTCTCCCCTCATCTCTCTCACTTCTTGGCGGTTGCCAGTTTGCCTTCCTTGACGTACACGTCGCGCTGCGGGAACGGGATGGTCAGGCCGTTGTCTTCGAGGGCGATCTTGATGTTGGCGGTCAGGTCGAAATAGGTCCCCCAGTAATCGGTCGATTTGACCCAGGGCCGGACGACGAAGTTCACGCTGCTGTCGCCCAGCTCTGACACGGCCACAAGCGGCGCCGGGTCGGGCAGGATCCGCTCGTCCTTGGCCAGGACATCCTCGATGACCTTCTTGGCCTTCTTCAGATCGTCACCATAGGAGATGCCGATGACCATGTCCACACGGCGGGTTCCGTTGATCGTGAAGTTGCTGATGTTGCCGCCCATGACCTGGCCGTTGGGGACGATGATCCGCACGTTGTCGGGTGAGCTCAGGACCGTGGTAAAGATGCTGATCTCCTTGACCGTGCCCTTGGCGCCACCGACCTCGACGAAGTCGCCGACGTGGATCGGCTTGAAGATGAGCATCAGGACACCCGCTGCGAAGTTCGCCAGTCCGCCCTGAAGCGCCAGGCCGACAGCCAGACCGGCGGCACCAAGCACCGCGATGAACGAAGTGGTCTGGACCCCCACGTTCGCCAGTGCCGCAAGAACCACAAAGATGAGCATCGCGATGTAGGACAGGTCCTTGATGAACTGCACGAGCATCAGTTCCATCTTGGCCTTGGTCAAGGCGCTGGCGACCAGGTTCGAGAGCAATCTCGCCACCCACCGCCCGACGAGGAAGATGATCACCGCGCCCAGGATCTTCAGCCCGTATTGGGCCAGATAGGCATAGAGCTGGTTGAGAACCTCCTGGGCCTTGCTCACGCTCAAGTCACTGATGTCCAGCCCTCCCGCTGTCCCCTCGTTCGGGTCCCCTGAGGCCGCAGCAGACGCCGTCGTCGCCGCAAGCATCACGGCCGCAAATACGATCCAACCGACCGTTGTTGCCATGGTCCTCTGACCTCTCATGATCTGTCCTTTCACATCCGTGATTGTGAACCTTCAGCCTGTCTTACACACAAACCGTCTCGGCGGACGAGGCGAAAACGGATGTTCATCCGTCGACTCGTACGATGGAGTGGGAGCGCAAACCTTTAGACAGTAACATATTGGGACCACTCTGGCATTCCAGGGTCTCGTGTTTTTCTGCCCCTTTGCTTCGTCGGCACCCTGTTGGCTGCATGGTAGGATTATACGGCATGCGACCTTGAAAAAAAAGCCTCTGTTCCATAGGGTTTTTCCTCAATGTACGAATTGGCCTCGGCAGGGGGCTCCCGGCCGAATCGACACAAGACCGTTGCATCCGGGGCCGTATCGGCCTACGATGGCGGCCTCATGACGGACCAACACGACAGCTATGCAGAATCGAGGGCGGCGTATGCCGCCGCATGCCGGCTGCTACCCGGCGGCGTCAATTCCCCCGTCCGCGCCTTCGGCGGCGTCGATCTCGGACCGGTTTTCATCGAGTCCGCCAAGGGGGCCAGGGTCTTCGATGTCGACGGTCGGGAGTACATCGACTACGTCGGCTCCTGGGGCCCGATGATTCTGGGTCACGCCCACCCGGAGGTGGTCGCGGCGATCCATGCAGCCGCGGACAAAGGGACATCGTTCGGAGCGCCCACGCAAGCGGAGACGGCGCTGGCCGAGCGGATCGTCGGGGCGATGGCCTCCATCGAGAAGGTTCGCCTCGTCAGCAGCGGGACCGAAGCGGTGATGAGCGCGGTGCGTCTGGCGCGGGCGTTCACCGGGCGGGAGATGATCGTCAAGATGGCCGGCTGCTATCATGGCCACAGCGACTCGTTCCTGGTGGCGGCCGGTTCGGGTGTGGCCGAGCAGGGCACCGCCTCCTGCCCGGGCGTGCCGCGGGCCCTGGCGCAGTTGACCGTGGTGGCGCCGTACAACGACGCCGCGGCGGTCCGGGCCGCCTTCGAGCGTCACAAGAACCGCATCGCCGCCGTCCTGGTCGAGCCGGTGGCGGCGAATATGGGGGTGGTCCCGCCGGCGGCGGGCTATCTCGAAACGCTGCGGCGGCTCTGCGA is a window encoding:
- the fucP gene encoding L-fucose:H+ symporter permease — encoded protein: MAETSPDDLKGATQKPPVIPPKILWAFVLVTSLFALWGFANDITNPMVAAFKNILLISNFESSLVQFAFYGGYCVMAIPAALFIKRFSYKTGILVGLGLYATGCLLFIPSGWMMAFSSFLIAYFIMTCGLSFLETSSNPYILSMGPEDTATQRLNFAQSFNPIGSLTGMLVAKNFILARLDKADEEARRVLQETAPDQFAAIQQHDLNIIIGPYMALGLVVLGVLVVFAIARLPRSKGEDDTSLNVGPTLKRLLDNRKYLEGVVAQTFYVGVQIMCWTFIIQYAGNELGMAKETAQMYNMVAMIIFVSSRFICTHLLKYFSPGGLLMALAIVGGGLIVGTIFIRGMFGLYCLIGVSACMSLMFPTIYGIALKGLGDDAKLGSAGLIMAIGGGSIMPPMQGWIMDQSAVNLGFMTLSSTRASFVLPLICFVVIAIFGFRTSKVHGHTY
- a CDS encoding GreA/GreB family elongation factor, with translation MNSEELREIITAAIADRPRDGRHYCHLCWWGDRLRCLPTQHTQEKHEIFFMAQDDVLEAGLSQRQIDLIAERVQAFCSRRGIRLTRARQRPKAKAPAAAERELQITDFDMSRLQAFLNQLDGHDASRQAEAAQLQTVLAKANVVPSRDIPDDVVTLNSKVRLLDDRSNESMVLSLVFPADGVSDGDLEEANVSVLSPMGASLLGRHVGERIEKSIRVDALLYQPEAAGDYHL
- a CDS encoding DUF481 domain-containing protein → MHRFLVAAVSCVVLLTAVAQADEVYLRNGDRLTGTLVRLTDGKLVFKADAAGEVTVALADVLTFSTTAAVEVHLKDGTVLNQPVLAADAGAFAIDTATALRPQTFQLADLASINPPAKPAPKWTGSISAGFTATSGNTSTETVNASVSVARRSDKDRMTASADYATGEQKIDREMRTTEDWWRAKAQYDYFFTRKFFAFINGSYEKDAIADLDRRVVVGGGGGYQWIESPRTNFSTTAGLASLYEKFDNDPDSNSELSAQLGYNFDHQLNKSVKFVHDLTYYPALSDFSDYYLTTTAEVRASLTQSMFANFKTIFNYDATPATGRRNTDVKYIFSIGMTF
- a CDS encoding mechanosensitive ion channel family protein, with translation MRGQRTMATTVGWIVFAAVMLAATTASAAASGDPNEGTAGGLDISDLSVSKAQEVLNQLYAYLAQYGLKILGAVIIFLVGRWVARLLSNLVASALTKAKMELMLVQFIKDLSYIAMLIFVVLAALANVGVQTTSFIAVLGAAGLAVGLALQGGLANFAAGVLMLIFKPIHVGDFVEVGGAKGTVKEISIFTTVLSSPDNVRIIVPNGQVMGGNISNFTINGTRRVDMVIGISYGDDLKKAKKVIEDVLAKDERILPDPAPLVAVSELGDSSVNFVVRPWVKSTDYWGTYFDLTANIKIALEDNGLTIPFPQRDVYVKEGKLATAKK
- the hemL gene encoding glutamate-1-semialdehyde 2,1-aminomutase yields the protein MTDQHDSYAESRAAYAAACRLLPGGVNSPVRAFGGVDLGPVFIESAKGARVFDVDGREYIDYVGSWGPMILGHAHPEVVAAIHAAADKGTSFGAPTQAETALAERIVGAMASIEKVRLVSSGTEAVMSAVRLARAFTGREMIVKMAGCYHGHSDSFLVAAGSGVAEQGTASCPGVPRALAQLTVVAPYNDAAAVRAAFERHKNRIAAVLVEPVAANMGVVPPAAGYLETLRRLCDENGTLLIFDEVISGFRVAFGGAQERYGVRADLTCLGKIIGGGLPLAAFGGRAAIMEHLAPTGKVYQAGTLSGNPIATAAAIATLDLLARPGCYERLESLGAALESGLARAAARAGVPLTINRVGSILSGFFCDRPVRDFADVQATDIARFKRFFAEMLERGVYLAPSAYEAMFVSLAHTDADIGRTVEAAQASLKAVARAIRL